In Streptomyces sp. NBC_01717, one DNA window encodes the following:
- a CDS encoding DUF899 family protein, protein MRLTNLVGESAEHVSAREELRLAEIDLMRQRERVADLRRRLPPGPVVDDYVFEEGPADLHAEDVPVKTVRLSELFTRSGRDLVVYHFMYGKQQTHPCSMCTMWIDGFNGIAHHVAQNVDFAIVAAADLPALRAHARDRRWENLRLLSAGAGTFKYDLGSEDAEGNQDSTVSVFTRDSGGPVRHFYSAHPRMSDDIDQRGIDLLSPVWHILDLTRQGRGNWFAELGY, encoded by the coding sequence ATGCGTCTGACCAATCTCGTCGGGGAGTCGGCCGAACACGTCAGCGCCCGCGAGGAGCTGCGCCTGGCCGAGATCGATCTGATGCGCCAGCGCGAACGCGTCGCTGACCTGCGCCGCCGGCTGCCGCCGGGGCCCGTCGTCGACGACTACGTGTTCGAGGAAGGCCCCGCGGATCTCCACGCAGAAGATGTGCCCGTGAAGACCGTGCGACTGAGCGAGCTGTTCACCCGGTCCGGGCGCGACCTCGTGGTCTATCACTTCATGTACGGCAAGCAGCAGACCCATCCTTGTTCCATGTGCACGATGTGGATCGACGGGTTCAACGGAATCGCCCACCACGTCGCGCAGAACGTCGACTTCGCGATTGTCGCAGCGGCCGACCTGCCCGCACTCCGCGCGCACGCACGGGACCGGCGGTGGGAGAACCTGCGGCTGCTCAGTGCCGGGGCCGGCACCTTCAAATACGACCTCGGCAGCGAGGACGCCGAGGGTAACCAGGACTCGACGGTGTCGGTGTTCACCCGCGACAGCGGCGGCCCGGTACGCCACTTCTACTCGGCACACCCCCGGATGTCCGACGACATCGACCAACGCGGCATCGACCTGCTCAGCCCGGTGTGGCACATCCTCGACCTCACCCGCCAAGGCCGGGGCAACTGGTTCGCAGAACTCGGCTACTAA
- a CDS encoding amino acid permease: MSDRITAAETLVAAPPAAGSPHVDAGDAGYSKDLKSRHINMIAIGGAIGTGLFLGAGGRLAGAGPSLAIAYAVCGIFAFFVVRALGELVLYRPSSGAFVSYAREFMGEKGAFAAGWLYFLNWATTAVADITAAATYAHFWGMFSDIPQWILALIALAVVLTANLISVKYFGEMEFWFAIIKVGALVAFMLIGIFLVVTQHPVDGHTPGFSTISDSGGIFPVGMLPMLLVIQGVVFAYASVELCGVAAGETKSPEKIMPKAINSIMWRVGLFYVGSVVLLALLLPYTSYSGDESPFVTVMDKLGIPGAAGVMNLVVLTAALSSLNSGLYSTGRILRSMALSGSAPKFTGRMNKGQVPYGGILLTAGFGVLGVGLNYVMPGEAFEIVLNFASIGILGTWGMIMLCSLLFWHRSRDGRVTRPSYQLPWAPYTQIVTLAFLATVVFLMWWGGGVGRTTVMCLPLIAAALVGGWFVVRRRVNDLAQEREDA, encoded by the coding sequence ATGAGTGACCGCATCACAGCGGCCGAAACGCTCGTTGCCGCCCCACCGGCGGCGGGCTCCCCCCATGTGGACGCCGGCGATGCCGGGTACAGCAAGGACCTCAAGTCCCGCCACATCAACATGATCGCCATCGGCGGAGCGATCGGCACCGGGCTCTTCCTGGGCGCGGGCGGCCGGCTGGCCGGGGCGGGTCCGTCACTGGCCATCGCCTACGCGGTCTGTGGCATCTTCGCGTTCTTCGTCGTGCGCGCGCTCGGCGAGCTGGTGCTCTACCGGCCGTCCTCCGGCGCCTTCGTCTCGTACGCCCGTGAGTTCATGGGCGAAAAGGGCGCCTTCGCGGCCGGCTGGCTGTACTTCCTGAACTGGGCGACCACGGCCGTGGCGGACATCACCGCGGCTGCCACCTATGCCCACTTCTGGGGCATGTTCAGCGACATCCCGCAGTGGATCCTTGCGCTGATCGCCCTCGCCGTCGTCCTCACGGCCAATCTCATCTCGGTGAAGTACTTCGGCGAGATGGAGTTCTGGTTCGCGATCATCAAGGTCGGCGCACTCGTCGCGTTCATGCTGATCGGCATCTTCCTGGTGGTGACCCAGCACCCGGTGGACGGTCACACGCCCGGTTTCTCCACCATCTCCGACAGTGGTGGCATCTTCCCCGTCGGCATGCTCCCGATGCTGCTGGTGATCCAGGGTGTCGTCTTCGCGTACGCGTCCGTCGAGCTGTGCGGCGTGGCCGCCGGTGAGACGAAGAGCCCCGAGAAGATCATGCCCAAGGCGATCAACTCGATCATGTGGCGTGTCGGTCTCTTCTACGTCGGCTCGGTGGTGCTGCTCGCTCTGCTGCTGCCGTACACCTCGTACTCGGGGGACGAGAGTCCGTTCGTCACCGTCATGGACAAGCTCGGCATCCCGGGCGCGGCCGGTGTGATGAACCTTGTCGTGCTGACCGCGGCGCTCTCCAGCCTGAACTCCGGGCTGTACTCCACCGGCCGCATCCTTCGCTCGATGGCGCTTTCGGGGTCGGCGCCCAAGTTCACCGGGCGGATGAACAAGGGGCAGGTGCCCTACGGCGGCATCCTGCTCACCGCCGGCTTCGGTGTCCTCGGTGTCGGACTCAACTACGTCATGCCGGGCGAGGCGTTCGAGATCGTCCTCAACTTCGCGTCGATCGGCATCCTCGGCACGTGGGGCATGATCATGCTCTGTTCGCTGCTGTTCTGGCATCGCTCGCGCGACGGCCGGGTCACCCGCCCCTCGTACCAGCTGCCCTGGGCCCCGTACACGCAGATCGTCACGCTGGCATTCCTTGCCACGGTCGTCTTCCTGATGTGGTGGGGCGGCGGAGTGGGCCGCACGACCGTGATGTGCCTGCCGCTGATCGCGGCCGCACTGGTCGGCGGCTGGTTCGTCGTCCGGCGACGGGTGAACGACCTGGCGCAGGAACGCGAGGACGCCTGA
- a CDS encoding CocE/NonD family hydrolase, producing MNRRRAPGWAASALVTTLALTGALAGPAGASPAAASARTPTTAVATATDDITHEQNDRVPKGSVWTQHYFPSSDGSGTELHGDLLMPEGVPAGQKVPVILSIGPYFGHMGQTNPEGWTHTGPSNRFQDFIEGSDLFAHGYAFLMVDLRGFGGSTGCLDWGGPGEQADVKAAINWAASQPWSTGAVGMYGKSYDAVTGLIGNDLKQSALKAVVAGEPLWDMYQYIYSNGVPRPNVTGTANAYNGIATMAPLSDDDVRYQANARYEDDHPGCLTENSAGYRISDRNDPFWTSRDLAKMARGTKTPLFVTQGFIENNTKPEEMQEYLTNHTGPERGWVGQWDHVRGGDRVSDGRLAMGREGWYDETLSFYDQYLKGVRPSVDYPTYSVEDSTGHWRAQETWPVVERGVTLPLGRGRYLDDGGASARANLAAAGTTAPKAVQPSGNWDMENAPATEQPAPKGLAKGIAKRQQPGEVGSSFFVWSQPLTQDVRVTATPNISLTAKGKGNVMLKLYDVGPDGKAVMFDEQVSLLKAGRMSVDLKATDWTLAAGHVLAVEIGSIQTGSWRDTPSGQTIKVSGAVLRLSLDDPSDDVATQGDRSPYLDTYLRQYTVDLPAGQASFTVTPGGHI from the coding sequence GTGAACAGACGTCGCGCGCCCGGCTGGGCCGCCTCGGCACTCGTCACCACTCTGGCGCTGACCGGTGCACTCGCCGGCCCCGCCGGCGCGTCACCGGCCGCCGCTTCCGCTCGGACCCCGACCACGGCGGTCGCCACCGCGACCGACGACATCACGCACGAGCAGAACGACCGTGTCCCAAAGGGCTCGGTCTGGACCCAGCACTACTTCCCGTCCTCGGACGGCTCGGGTACCGAACTGCACGGCGACCTGCTGATGCCCGAAGGCGTGCCCGCCGGGCAGAAGGTGCCGGTCATCCTCTCCATCGGCCCGTACTTCGGCCACATGGGCCAGACGAACCCCGAGGGCTGGACCCACACCGGTCCCTCGAATCGCTTCCAGGACTTCATCGAGGGCAGCGACCTCTTCGCCCACGGCTACGCGTTCCTCATGGTCGACCTGCGCGGCTTCGGCGGTTCGACCGGCTGCCTCGACTGGGGCGGTCCCGGTGAGCAGGCCGACGTGAAGGCCGCGATCAACTGGGCCGCGAGCCAGCCGTGGTCGACCGGCGCGGTGGGCATGTACGGCAAGTCCTACGATGCCGTCACCGGCCTCATCGGCAACGACCTGAAGCAGTCCGCGCTGAAGGCCGTTGTCGCCGGGGAGCCTCTCTGGGACATGTACCAGTACATCTACTCCAACGGCGTCCCCCGCCCAAATGTGACCGGAACCGCGAATGCCTACAACGGCATTGCCACGATGGCCCCGCTGTCGGACGACGACGTGCGCTATCAGGCCAACGCCCGGTACGAGGACGACCACCCCGGGTGCCTGACGGAGAACTCGGCCGGCTACCGGATATCCGACCGGAACGACCCGTTCTGGACCTCCCGTGACCTGGCCAAGATGGCTCGGGGCACCAAGACGCCGCTCTTCGTCACCCAGGGCTTCATCGAGAACAACACCAAGCCCGAGGAGATGCAGGAGTACCTCACCAACCACACCGGCCCGGAGCGCGGTTGGGTCGGCCAGTGGGACCACGTGCGTGGTGGCGACCGGGTGAGCGACGGTCGCCTGGCCATGGGCCGCGAGGGCTGGTACGACGAGACGCTGTCCTTCTACGACCAGTACCTCAAGGGAGTTCGGCCCTCGGTCGACTACCCGACGTACTCCGTCGAGGACTCCACCGGTCACTGGCGCGCTCAGGAGACTTGGCCGGTGGTGGAGCGCGGAGTCACCCTCCCGCTGGGGAGGGGCAGGTACCTCGACGACGGCGGTGCCTCCGCACGCGCCAACCTTGCCGCAGCCGGCACAACGGCGCCCAAGGCGGTGCAGCCGTCGGGCAACTGGGACATGGAGAACGCGCCGGCGACCGAGCAGCCGGCGCCCAAGGGTCTGGCCAAGGGGATTGCTAAGAGGCAGCAGCCCGGTGAGGTCGGCTCCAGTTTCTTCGTCTGGTCGCAGCCACTCACCCAGGACGTACGGGTGACCGCCACACCGAACATCTCGCTGACCGCGAAGGGCAAGGGCAACGTCATGCTCAAGCTCTACGACGTCGGCCCGGACGGCAAGGCCGTGATGTTCGACGAGCAGGTCTCCCTGCTGAAGGCGGGCCGGATGAGCGTCGACCTCAAGGCGACCGACTGGACGCTGGCGGCCGGGCATGTCCTGGCCGTGGAGATCGGCTCGATCCAGACCGGGTCGTGGCGTGACACCCCATCGGGTCAGACCATCAAAGTCTCGGGCGCCGTGCTGAGGCTGTCCCTGGACGATCCATCCGACGACGTAGCCACCCAGGGAGACCGCTCACCGTACCTGGACACCTACCTGCGCCAGTACACGGTGGACCTGCCGGCCGGACAGGCTTCCTTCACCGTGACACCCGGCGGCCACATCTGA
- a CDS encoding GNAT family N-acetyltransferase, translating into MPTWTIKAEPVIGAGVDDAMRQYFTEMGQRVLGRSATEAELRAVLAQDPHHDISPPDGEFLVARGGEGEFLGCAGLRLLKGDPETAELKRMYVRPAGRGAGLGRGLLLAVEESAKRLGAARIVCETNTQLTEARALYTRHGYEETAPYEGHGKADHWYAKVLS; encoded by the coding sequence ATGCCAACATGGACTATCAAGGCGGAGCCCGTCATCGGCGCGGGTGTCGACGATGCGATGCGGCAGTACTTCACCGAGATGGGACAGCGGGTGCTGGGGCGCTCGGCCACAGAGGCAGAGCTTCGAGCGGTGCTCGCCCAGGACCCTCACCATGACATCAGCCCGCCCGATGGCGAGTTCCTCGTAGCGCGCGGTGGCGAGGGCGAGTTCCTAGGCTGCGCAGGGTTGCGGCTCCTGAAGGGCGATCCCGAGACTGCGGAGCTCAAGCGGATGTACGTTCGCCCCGCTGGGCGGGGAGCGGGGTTGGGTCGGGGCCTCCTTCTTGCCGTCGAGGAATCGGCCAAGAGGCTCGGTGCCGCCCGGATCGTGTGCGAGACCAACACCCAACTCACCGAAGCACGCGCGTTGTACACGAGGCACGGCTACGAGGAGACCGCGCCGTACGAAGGGCATGGCAAGGCGGATCACTGGTACGCCAAGGTTCTCAGCTGA
- a CDS encoding L,D-transpeptidase: MTARKGRTRLTVAVGVLGGVVSLAALGGTSNAATSGNDVGNHPKPQARADQAATQEASDARIKITPKQGAYDVGINDSVKVTVSDGKLTKVTMTAVATGAEVPGTLSADGASWKPNGRLERATRYQVTAEAKDAKGRSVTGNATITTLSPANNFIGHLSPEDGSTVGVGMPVTVDFDKAISDKAAVESTIQVSSSSGQQVVGHWFKDDRLDFRPKNHWKPGSTVTVTLNLDGTQKTVTFKIGRSQISTVDAKTKQMTVVRDGKTIKTIPISSGSTEHPTYNGQMVISEKFRQIHMNGATVGLTKKDGTPSYDIEAVPHAMRLTASGTFIHGNYWGADVFGKVNTSHGCVGLKDVKGGGDGKQPAAWFFDNSMIGDVVIVKNSEDKTMLAPDNGLSDWNMPWSEWVAGSATG; the protein is encoded by the coding sequence ATCACGGCACGTAAAGGACGCACCCGGCTGACGGTTGCAGTCGGTGTACTCGGCGGTGTGGTCTCACTCGCGGCCCTCGGTGGTACCAGCAACGCTGCTACCAGCGGTAACGACGTCGGGAATCATCCGAAACCGCAGGCGCGGGCGGATCAGGCGGCCACCCAGGAGGCTTCCGACGCCCGAATAAAGATCACGCCCAAGCAAGGTGCCTACGACGTCGGGATCAACGACTCCGTCAAGGTCACCGTCAGCGACGGCAAGCTCACCAAGGTGACCATGACCGCCGTCGCGACCGGTGCTGAGGTTCCGGGCACCCTGTCCGCCGACGGCGCCTCCTGGAAGCCGAACGGCCGGCTGGAGCGGGCCACCAGGTATCAGGTCACCGCGGAGGCCAAGGACGCCAAGGGCCGCTCCGTCACCGGGAACGCCACGATCACCACGCTCTCCCCGGCCAACAACTTCATCGGGCACCTCTCCCCCGAGGACGGCTCGACCGTCGGCGTGGGCATGCCGGTGACGGTCGACTTCGACAAGGCGATCAGCGACAAGGCCGCCGTGGAGTCGACGATCCAGGTCAGCTCCAGCAGCGGCCAGCAGGTCGTCGGCCACTGGTTCAAGGACGACCGCCTGGACTTCCGCCCCAAGAACCACTGGAAGCCCGGCTCCACCGTCACCGTCACGCTCAACCTCGACGGCACCCAGAAGACGGTCACGTTCAAGATCGGCCGGAGCCAGATCAGCACGGTCGACGCCAAGACGAAGCAGATGACCGTCGTACGGGACGGCAAGACGATCAAGACCATCCCGATCTCGTCCGGCAGCACCGAGCACCCGACGTACAACGGTCAGATGGTCATCTCCGAGAAGTTCAGGCAGATCCACATGAACGGTGCGACCGTCGGCCTCACGAAGAAGGACGGCACGCCCTCCTACGACATCGAGGCCGTACCGCACGCCATGCGCCTGACCGCCTCGGGCACCTTCATCCACGGCAACTACTGGGGTGCCGACGTCTTCGGCAAGGTCAACACCAGCCACGGCTGCGTGGGCCTGAAGGACGTCAAGGGCGGCGGCGACGGCAAGCAGCCCGCCGCGTGGTTCTTCGACAACTCGATGATCGGTGACGTCGTGATCGTCAAGAACTCCGAAGACAAGACCATGCTGGCCCCCGACAACGGCCTCAGCGACTGGAACATGCCGTGGAGCGAGTGGGTCGCGGGCAGCGCGACCGGCTGA
- a CDS encoding N-formylglutamate amidohydrolase: protein MGHALPPFHLLPGAPASPVLLHVPHSARAIPDHIRAGIELDDEALDLELDHITDSHTAELAAEAAKATPLTPWRFVNGLSRLVIDPERFPDEREEMLAVGMGAVYTQTTHREPLRSPDVDPQPLIDRYFHPYAAAMTAAVDARLAATGRAVVIDVHSYPSAPLPYELHGTGPRPPICLGTDAFHTPPDLLAQAEEAFAGFGGTGINSPFAGTYVPLKHYGVDPRVSALMIEIRRDVYMPEPGGPAHRTGSTALASALAALVGALSGASEQDARA from the coding sequence ATGGGCCACGCCCTCCCGCCGTTCCACCTCCTGCCCGGAGCGCCCGCGTCACCGGTCCTGCTGCACGTACCGCACTCGGCACGCGCCATCCCCGATCACATACGCGCCGGGATCGAGCTGGACGACGAGGCTCTGGATCTCGAACTCGACCACATCACGGACTCCCACACGGCCGAGTTGGCCGCCGAGGCGGCCAAGGCCACGCCTCTCACGCCGTGGCGGTTCGTCAACGGTCTGTCGCGACTCGTCATCGATCCCGAACGGTTCCCCGACGAACGCGAGGAGATGCTGGCCGTCGGCATGGGCGCGGTCTACACCCAGACCACGCACCGCGAGCCCCTTCGCTCACCGGACGTGGATCCGCAGCCCTTGATCGACCGCTACTTCCACCCGTACGCGGCAGCAATGACCGCGGCTGTCGACGCACGCTTGGCGGCCACGGGACGCGCGGTCGTCATCGACGTCCACTCCTATCCGTCGGCTCCGCTCCCCTACGAACTCCACGGCACCGGGCCACGCCCACCGATCTGCCTCGGCACCGACGCCTTCCACACACCGCCGGACCTGCTGGCCCAGGCCGAGGAGGCGTTCGCCGGGTTCGGGGGCACGGGCATCAACAGCCCCTTCGCCGGTACGTACGTACCGCTGAAGCATTACGGCGTGGACCCGCGTGTCAGCGCGCTGATGATCGAAATCCGCCGGGACGTGTACATGCCCGAGCCGGGAGGCCCCGCCCACCGCACCGGATCGACCGCGCTGGCGTCGGCACTCGCTGCCCTGGTCGGCGCGCTGTCCGGTGCGAGCGAACAGGATGCACGGGCGTGA
- a CDS encoding histidine phosphatase family protein, producing the protein MSIEIVYETHATTADNEAGIATGWLPGTLSATGRLQARELGCCRRRRDDGIVAVFT; encoded by the coding sequence GTGTCCATCGAGATCGTGTACGAGACCCACGCCACCACGGCAGACAACGAGGCGGGGATCGCCACCGGCTGGCTGCCGGGCACACTGTCGGCGACCGGCCGCCTACAGGCCCGCGAACTCGGCTGCTGCCGCCGCCGCCGCGACGACGGCATCGTCGCGGTCTTCACCTGA